One part of the Anaerotruncus rubiinfantis genome encodes these proteins:
- the prmC gene encoding peptide chain release factor N(5)-glutamine methyltransferase, translating into MTISEVYQTAYDKNLDAQDQESRAFDLSCLLEDCFGLGRFGRARAGGQPADRACAERFFALCERYEAGEPLQYLLGEWEFYGLPFEVGEGVLIPRPDTETLVDLARSFLKGREAPAVADLCAGSGCIAVAAAHYFPSAQIYALELSEAALAYLRRNAARNRAENIRVLACDVLHPPKGLPRLDLILSNPPYIPGHEMESLQRQVQHEPQMALYGGEDGLHFYRAIPPLYLPLLKDGGMLAFEVGYNQARQVAALLTESGFVQVGTRKDLAGIDRVVFGYKKERR; encoded by the coding sequence ATGACCATATCCGAAGTCTATCAAACCGCATATGATAAAAATTTGGACGCGCAGGACCAGGAATCCCGCGCGTTCGATCTTTCCTGCCTTTTGGAGGATTGTTTTGGCCTCGGCAGGTTCGGCCGCGCGCGCGCGGGTGGACAGCCGGCCGACCGCGCGTGCGCAGAGCGATTCTTCGCACTGTGTGAGCGGTATGAGGCCGGGGAACCGCTCCAGTACCTGCTGGGCGAATGGGAGTTCTACGGCCTGCCTTTTGAAGTGGGCGAGGGAGTGCTCATCCCGCGGCCGGACACCGAGACGCTCGTCGACCTTGCCCGCTCGTTCCTCAAGGGCCGTGAAGCGCCCGCTGTGGCCGATCTCTGCGCCGGAAGCGGCTGCATTGCGGTGGCGGCGGCGCATTACTTCCCCTCCGCGCAGATTTACGCGCTGGAGCTCTCCGAGGCCGCGCTTGCCTATCTGCGCCGCAATGCCGCCCGCAACCGCGCGGAAAATATCCGGGTGCTGGCCTGTGACGTGCTCCACCCGCCCAAAGGGCTCCCTCGGCTCGACCTGATTCTCTCAAACCCGCCTTATATCCCTGGGCATGAGATGGAAAGCCTTCAGCGCCAGGTACAGCACGAGCCCCAGATGGCGCTCTATGGCGGCGAGGACGGCCTTCATTTTTACCGCGCGATCCCGCCGCTTTATCTTCCCCTGCTCAAGGATGGCGGCATGCTGGCCTTTGAGGTCGGCTATAACCAGGCCAGACAGGTGGCCGCGCTGCTCACGGAAAGCGGCTTTGTCCAGGTCGGAACCCGAAAGGACCTCGCCGGGATCGACCGGGTGGTCTTTGGATACAAAAAGGAACGCCGCTGA
- a CDS encoding sensor histidine kinase has protein sequence MAVKKITKRWLFNNLGVILVILIALEIGFSLGVRAFYYSNVRGAIMVQANTVKNQLTAYSEDSLSNFTTQVRSLVENFEARSSMELMAIDADGNVIFTSSGFEPGTGIYMPDFYEAMQSPIGEAEKIYTQNGEKIMAITVLSPVEGTQLAAMRFAVSLDLVDQQIILFILVLTLIGVAIIFFVIFSSSYFINSIVNPVDEVGKTARKIAHGDFGARLHKKNDDEIGELCDTINYMAEELSANEKMKNDFISSVSHELRTPLTAIKGWSETLADMGGEVDAEMLAKGMRVIGNETERLAQMVEELLDFSRIQSGRMQLVKDRIDLIAELSDAVLMFEERAKHEGKRLVYEEPDVIAPFFGDRNRLRQVFINIIDNALKYSDKGDSVTVRASVTDENICIVVSDTGLGIKESDLPKVKQKFFKANSTRRGSGIGLAVADEIVSLHGGMLDITSKENVGTRVTILLPRVQA, from the coding sequence TTGGCTGTCAAGAAAATAACCAAACGCTGGCTGTTCAACAACCTCGGCGTCATCCTTGTGATCCTGATTGCGCTGGAAATCGGGTTTTCGCTTGGCGTACGCGCGTTTTATTACAGCAACGTGCGCGGCGCGATCATGGTGCAGGCCAATACTGTCAAAAACCAGCTCACCGCCTATTCAGAGGACAGCCTTTCCAATTTTACCACCCAGGTGCGCAGCCTTGTGGAAAATTTTGAGGCGCGCAGTTCGATGGAACTCATGGCTATTGACGCGGACGGGAACGTGATCTTCACCTCCAGTGGATTTGAACCAGGGACCGGCATCTACATGCCCGATTTCTATGAGGCGATGCAGAGCCCAATCGGGGAAGCGGAAAAAATCTACACGCAAAACGGCGAAAAGATCATGGCAATCACCGTTTTGTCGCCGGTGGAGGGTACCCAGCTGGCCGCAATGCGTTTCGCCGTCTCGCTCGACTTGGTTGACCAGCAGATCATCCTCTTCATCTTGGTTCTTACACTGATCGGTGTGGCGATCATCTTCTTCGTCATCTTCTCCTCCTCCTATTTCATCAATTCAATTGTCAACCCGGTGGACGAAGTCGGCAAAACCGCCCGTAAAATTGCCCACGGCGATTTCGGCGCGCGGCTGCACAAGAAAAACGACGATGAAATCGGGGAACTCTGCGATACGATTAACTATATGGCTGAAGAGCTTTCCGCCAATGAAAAAATGAAGAACGATTTTATCTCCTCGGTTTCTCACGAGCTGCGCACCCCGCTCACCGCCATCAAAGGCTGGTCCGAAACGCTTGCGGACATGGGCGGCGAGGTCGATGCGGAGATGCTTGCGAAAGGGATGCGGGTCATTGGGAACGAAACCGAACGGCTTGCTCAGATGGTGGAGGAGCTGCTCGACTTCAGCCGTATCCAATCCGGCCGCATGCAGCTTGTAAAGGACCGGATCGACCTGATCGCCGAACTTTCCGATGCGGTGCTCATGTTTGAGGAGCGCGCCAAGCATGAAGGGAAACGGCTTGTCTATGAGGAGCCGGATGTGATCGCGCCGTTTTTCGGCGACCGCAACCGTCTGCGCCAGGTGTTCATCAATATCATTGACAACGCCCTTAAATATTCCGATAAGGGCGACAGTGTGACGGTGCGCGCGAGCGTGACCGACGAGAACATCTGTATTGTCGTTTCGGACACGGGACTTGGCATCAAGGAATCCGACCTGCCCAAAGTCAAGCAGAAATTCTTCAAGGCAAATTCCACCCGCCGCGGATCGGGCATCGGGCTTGCGGTTGCGGACGAGATTGTCTCGCTGCACGGCGGAATGCTCGACATCACCTCCAAAGAAAATGTCGGTACACGCGTGACCATCCTTTTGCCGCGCGTCCAGGCTTAA
- a CDS encoding DUF1385 domain-containing protein — MSEKSCSAAKKTSIGGQALIEGVMMRGPFTSAMAIRKPDGELYLETWETGANKWYNKTPILRGICNFIAMLITGYKCLMKSAEISGFAEEEGSEPSKFDAWVDKHLGDSAVYIFNVIVTVLAMAIAIGLFMLLPAALVKWVGGMAALPNMALSLIEGLIKIAVFILYLYAVTRMKDIRRVFEFHGAEHKTIACYEAGDELTPENAKKYTRFHPRCGTSFLLIVLVVSIFVFSVLSWENVWLRVGLKILLLPVVVGLSYEVIRFAGRHDNPFTRAISAPGLWLQNLTTFEPDEVQLSVAIAAMKPCIPEDKNADNY, encoded by the coding sequence TTGAGCGAAAAATCCTGTAGCGCCGCAAAAAAAACTTCTATTGGCGGTCAGGCCCTGATCGAGGGGGTCATGATGCGCGGCCCGTTCACCTCCGCAATGGCCATCCGCAAGCCGGACGGCGAGCTTTATCTGGAGACTTGGGAAACCGGGGCCAATAAATGGTATAATAAGACACCGATCCTGCGTGGCATCTGTAATTTTATTGCAATGTTGATCACCGGTTATAAATGCCTGATGAAATCGGCTGAAATCTCCGGTTTTGCCGAAGAGGAAGGCTCTGAACCGTCGAAATTTGACGCGTGGGTGGACAAGCATCTTGGCGACAGCGCCGTATACATCTTCAATGTGATTGTCACCGTGCTCGCAATGGCAATTGCCATCGGGCTGTTCATGCTGCTGCCGGCCGCGCTGGTCAAATGGGTGGGTGGCATGGCCGCGCTTCCGAATATGGCCCTTTCGCTCATCGAGGGGCTCATCAAAATCGCGGTATTCATCCTTTACCTCTACGCGGTCACCCGGATGAAGGACATCCGCCGGGTTTTTGAATTCCACGGCGCGGAACACAAGACCATCGCCTGCTACGAGGCCGGCGACGAGCTCACGCCGGAAAACGCGAAAAAATATACCCGTTTTCATCCGCGCTGCGGCACCAGCTTTCTGCTCATTGTGCTGGTCGTTTCGATCTTTGTGTTCTCGGTGCTCAGCTGGGAGAACGTCTGGCTGCGCGTCGGGCTGAAAATCCTGCTGCTGCCGGTCGTGGTGGGCCTTTCCTATGAGGTTATCCGGTTTGCCGGACGCCATGACAACCCTTTCACACGGGCCATCTCCGCGCCCGGGCTCTGGCTACAGAACCTGACCACCTTCGAGCCGGACGAAGTCCAGCTCTCGGTGGCGATCGCTGCCATGAAGCCCTGCATCCCGGAGGACAAAAACGCCGACAACTATTGA